A window of Mesoplasma chauliocola contains these coding sequences:
- a CDS encoding MerR family transcriptional regulator: protein MEKMYIKDISKELDIPEYILRFYDKKGLIPFMQRDDSNNYRYINREKIEWVRIVSCLKKSGMPLAQIKEYIDLAIQGKQTYPQRLEMMLEQERQVKKQINELKEQLKYIQYKKSLYSK from the coding sequence ATGGAAAAAATGTATATTAAAGATATTTCAAAAGAGTTGGATATACCAGAATATATTTTAAGATTTTATGATAAAAAAGGCTTGATTCCTTTCATGCAAAGAGATGACAGTAATAACTATAGATATATAAATAGAGAAAAAATAGAATGAGTAAGAATTGTTTCTTGTTTAAAAAAATCAGGTATGCCATTAGCCCAAATCAAGGAATATATTGATTTAGCTATTCAAGGAAAGCAAACTTATCCTCAAAGATTAGAGATGATGCTTGAACAAGAAAGACAAGTTAAAAAACAAATTAATGAGTTGAAAGAACAACTTAAATATATTCAATATAAAAAAAGTTTATATTCAAAATAA
- a CDS encoding 3'-5' exoribonuclease YhaM family protein — MKKINELNNSIPAADLVVRLEKIIVSTATNGSSYLILNLSDKTGRIEARKWTVTEEDKQLLQPNAFVLFKNAAINEFRGVLQLKVNDYTIVSETELASYGLKSSDFFIEAPINIEKNYAELMTILEGLTNETYSKLTIGLIKKYEQEFLTYPAAMTIHHNVKGGLFWHSFTLVKNAMALRPSYSYASIDWELLICGAILHDIGKVIEIVDLTGTDYSLQGKVIGHISIGNTELNKIAEELNLYKDENGNINESLTLLQHMIIASHGKKEYGSPTEPVIIEAIMLSMFDDLDAKVFKINDELNKVEHKTWTPRIISVDGKMFYKHKK, encoded by the coding sequence ATGAAAAAAATAAATGAATTAAATAATTCCATACCAGCAGCTGATTTAGTTGTTAGGTTAGAAAAAATAATTGTTTCTACAGCAACTAATGGTTCATCTTATTTGATTTTAAATTTATCAGATAAAACTGGTAGAATTGAAGCAAGAAAATGAACAGTAACAGAAGAAGATAAACAATTATTACAACCAAACGCTTTTGTTTTGTTTAAGAATGCAGCTATAAATGAATTTAGGGGTGTATTACAACTTAAAGTTAATGACTATACTATTGTAAGTGAAACAGAATTAGCTTCTTATGGATTAAAATCAAGTGACTTCTTTATTGAAGCACCAATTAACATTGAGAAGAACTATGCTGAATTAATGACAATCTTAGAAGGTTTAACAAATGAGACATACAGCAAATTAACAATTGGTTTAATTAAGAAATATGAACAAGAATTTTTAACATATCCAGCAGCTATGACTATTCATCATAATGTTAAAGGTGGATTATTCTGACATAGTTTTACACTAGTGAAAAATGCAATGGCACTAAGACCAAGTTATTCATATGCTTCAATTGATTGAGAACTTTTAATTTGTGGAGCTATTCTTCACGATATAGGAAAAGTAATTGAAATTGTTGATCTAACTGGAACAGATTATAGTTTACAAGGCAAAGTAATTGGTCACATTAGTATTGGTAATACTGAATTAAATAAAATTGCAGAAGAATTAAATTTATATAAAGATGAAAATGGAAATATAAATGAAAGCTTAACATTATTACAACATATGATTATTGCAAGTCATGGTAAAAAAGAATATGGTTCACCAACAGAACCAGTTATTATTGAAGCTATTATGTTATCAATGTTTGATGATTTAGATGCAAAGGTATTTAAAATAAATGACGAGTTAAATAAAGTTGAACATAAAACATGAACACCTAGAATTATTAGTGTTGATGGAAAAATGTTTTATAAACACAAAAAATAA
- a CDS encoding aminotransferase class V-fold PLP-dependent enzyme, which yields MNDFKKYFPFYENTVDLVYFDTSATSLKVNQVISAELDYMIKNGTNPHAIDYKKGYEGLQIIEETRELLKQYISASRKEEIVFTSGTTHSINLLAKGLEKIFNESDEILVTELEHSANLLPWIAIANKTKAKVHKLTLNDDFTIDIDSLKKLVNENTKLVTFASVSNTVGSKNNIKLITKVIKKINPNTLVHVDAAQSIGHMRIDVKDLNIDFMSWSAHKMYGPFGVGCLYGKYELLDSLEPLFYGGGMSLKIEQNLVDYTLTSLPEKLEAGTPNISGIVGYKAAIEFVNKIGIDTIEKHELELKKYFIDKIQEKNLNHLIEFYNLHNNAPIVLFNVKGVNPQDITNYLDEKFNIMVRGGANCARRIEGVINTKIAIRASFGINNNKAEIDKFVEALTTVDNFLDALF from the coding sequence ATGAATGATTTTAAAAAATACTTCCCTTTTTATGAAAACACAGTTGATTTAGTGTATTTTGATACTTCTGCAACTAGTCTAAAAGTTAATCAAGTAATAAGTGCAGAGCTTGATTATATGATTAAAAATGGTACAAATCCACATGCAATTGATTATAAAAAAGGGTATGAAGGTTTGCAAATAATCGAAGAAACTCGTGAATTGCTAAAACAATATATATCTGCTTCTAGAAAAGAAGAAATAGTATTTACTAGTGGAACTACACACTCTATTAATTTATTAGCAAAAGGATTAGAAAAAATATTTAATGAAAGTGATGAAATTTTAGTAACTGAATTAGAACATTCTGCTAATTTATTGCCATGAATTGCAATAGCAAATAAAACCAAAGCAAAAGTACATAAACTAACACTAAATGATGATTTTACAATTGATATAGACAGTTTAAAAAAACTTGTAAATGAGAATACAAAGCTAGTGACTTTTGCAAGTGTATCAAATACTGTTGGATCTAAAAATAATATTAAACTAATTACTAAAGTAATTAAAAAAATTAATCCTAATACTTTGGTTCATGTTGATGCAGCACAAAGTATAGGGCATATGAGAATTGATGTAAAAGATTTAAATATAGATTTTATGTCTTGATCTGCTCACAAAATGTATGGTCCATTTGGTGTTGGATGTTTATATGGAAAATATGAACTTTTAGATTCTTTAGAACCTTTATTTTATGGTGGAGGAATGAGTCTTAAAATAGAACAAAATTTAGTTGATTATACATTGACTTCTTTACCTGAAAAACTTGAAGCTGGAACACCAAATATTAGTGGTATTGTTGGGTACAAAGCTGCAATTGAATTTGTTAATAAAATAGGCATAGATACTATTGAAAAACATGAATTAGAATTAAAAAAATATTTTATTGATAAAATACAAGAAAAGAATCTAAATCATTTAATTGAGTTTTATAATTTACATAATAATGCACCAATAGTTTTGTTTAATGTAAAAGGAGTAAATCCACAAGATATAACTAATTATTTAGATGAAAAATTTAATATTATGGTTCGTGGTGGAGCAAATTGTGCTAGAAGAATTGAAGGCGTAATTAACACAAAAATTGCAATAAGAGCAAGTTTTGGAATTAATAATAATAAAGCTGAAATTGATAAATTTGTTGAGGCCTTAACAACGGTTGATAATTTCTTAGATGCACTATTTTAG
- a CDS encoding ClbS/DfsB family four-helix bundle protein, which translates to MRLIRKTGKEVKTPTPEYKWNDLDNLYNSFYEKY; encoded by the coding sequence TTGAGATTAATACGAAAAACTGGAAAAGAAGTTAAAACTCCAACTCCTGAATATAAATGAAATGATCTTGATAATTTGTACAATTCATTTTATGAAAAATATTAA
- a CDS encoding lipoprotein, whose amino-acid sequence MKKLLSLIGALTLTASASSVLISCSDKDTDKYGNTFINGDGSLKITTEDLLNWYNETYGSLGKNPQKFLAQFYNIFAVAIYEEASREENNIFENLKTTNSQYLNQDGKEFAESLKNAYGKESKATGTIYGNANSAMVNERKGYLDDKSKGTKAWVKYLRNEFPWVDNDQTSLENAWISNYILTDSSNSAYANLANTLGFGASQSTWYQGYSSIIVNDTTISGLMSSFIRLCGDIQINQETKTTKIYQTPGISENQEIAIINLINALGGKNAFITTTTETFKIEFITSLEDNAFKNLTWNDFLQGISSRYRRDSNSFTGTIASLSSSHSLFDLADVQALRLDSYGTKYEKFWNHEGKQGTNLNRTNIVSVAPNLNSTNSQESKDIWNKYGTKQNVLSNSQRFLVDKYFEEKAPVATSQVVLSFSAINASATPDTLSEISPAQFVNPDWTSVQTQQFFIGFDRYYNEYVKSGTSSTQYDIKTSNNSSAAAGLSDFETFYRGANSRNSNLWKLGDEQSYIKPYLTATKNEQLLTKDFDTTSGTYSNLAKFSVYDFLANGGEAKNSSVNSKADSWTNENTNIKDIATFNAKIGNNDQAKKGVDTLFELVNTLGRHANDTDSNVKPYEVVNEEEGIIAFIDTDGLHFLKIDGYQTLKASSNQKNSYSTKRSEENDKKQSLAYDTLVNTNKELIPYLLNPKSIQGSYNLKEETTVGTNADIDKINIINGMADEFKTEYSEILNYSIENDYERFLVNNSIAKNALSSESDSSNLFYNFDIVSDAQASITSTESFGLLGQWIWLYMDEIFGTNGNYYELYKKFFEVEGENINEDGIRDLLDYIEATQNAVENLNQTFKTQNWNWIKSTEDNYKKQMAAASVNSVQQSFIPKYALEVNSSIFNEITYWKTPLSDEAKTNYIFKSVKYLEDAVIYNLNIKHKEGVE is encoded by the coding sequence ATGAAAAAATTATTATCATTGATCGGAGCATTAACATTAACAGCAAGTGCTAGTAGTGTTTTAATCTCTTGTTCAGATAAAGATACAGATAAGTATGGTAACACTTTTATTAATGGAGATGGTAGTTTAAAAATAACAACAGAAGATCTTTTAAATTGATACAATGAAACATACGGAAGTTTAGGAAAAAACCCACAAAAATTTTTAGCACAGTTCTATAACATTTTTGCTGTTGCAATTTATGAAGAAGCAAGTAGAGAAGAAAATAACATTTTTGAAAACTTGAAAACAACTAACTCTCAATATTTAAATCAAGACGGTAAAGAGTTTGCTGAAAGTTTAAAAAATGCATATGGAAAAGAATCAAAAGCAACTGGAACAATTTATGGTAATGCAAATAGTGCAATGGTTAACGAAAGAAAAGGGTACCTTGATGATAAAAGTAAAGGAACTAAAGCTTGAGTTAAGTATTTAAGAAATGAGTTTCCTTGAGTAGATAATGATCAAACATCATTAGAAAATGCATGAATTTCTAATTATATTTTAACAGATTCTAGTAATTCAGCATATGCAAACTTAGCAAATACACTAGGCTTTGGTGCTTCACAATCAACTTGATATCAAGGTTATTCTTCAATCATAGTTAATGACACAACTATTTCTGGTTTAATGTCTTCATTTATTAGACTTTGTGGAGATATTCAAATTAATCAAGAAACAAAAACAACAAAAATTTATCAAACTCCAGGAATTAGTGAAAATCAGGAAATTGCTATTATTAATTTAATAAATGCATTAGGTGGTAAAAACGCATTTATTACAACTACAACAGAAACATTTAAAATTGAATTTATTACTTCATTAGAAGACAATGCATTCAAAAACCTTACATGAAATGATTTTTTACAAGGAATAAGTAGTAGATATAGAAGAGATTCGAATTCTTTTACAGGAACAATTGCTTCTCTTTCATCAAGCCATTCATTGTTTGATTTAGCTGACGTTCAAGCTCTAAGATTAGATTCATATGGGACAAAGTATGAAAAATTCTGAAATCATGAAGGAAAACAAGGAACTAACCTAAATAGAACTAATATTGTTTCGGTTGCTCCAAACTTGAATTCTACAAATAGTCAAGAAAGCAAAGATATTTGAAATAAATATGGAACAAAACAAAATGTTTTATCTAATTCTCAAAGATTTTTAGTTGATAAATACTTTGAAGAAAAAGCACCTGTAGCTACTTCTCAAGTTGTTTTAAGTTTTTCTGCAATTAATGCTTCAGCAACACCTGACACATTATCAGAGATAAGTCCTGCTCAATTTGTTAACCCTGACTGAACTAGTGTTCAAACACAACAATTTTTTATTGGTTTTGACAGATATTATAATGAGTATGTTAAAAGTGGAACAAGTAGCACACAATATGATATAAAAACAAGTAATAACTCATCTGCAGCAGCTGGTTTATCTGACTTTGAAACATTTTACAGAGGTGCTAACTCAAGAAATAGCAACTTATGAAAATTGGGTGACGAACAAAGTTATATTAAACCTTATTTAACAGCTACTAAAAATGAACAACTGTTAACAAAAGATTTTGACACAACGTCAGGGACATATTCAAATTTAGCAAAATTTTCAGTTTATGATTTTTTAGCTAATGGAGGAGAAGCAAAAAATTCTTCTGTAAATAGCAAAGCAGATTCTTGAACTAATGAAAATACAAATATTAAAGATATTGCAACATTTAATGCAAAAATAGGTAATAATGATCAAGCTAAAAAAGGTGTAGATACACTTTTTGAATTAGTAAACACACTAGGTAGACATGCTAATGATACTGATTCAAATGTTAAACCTTATGAAGTTGTTAATGAAGAAGAAGGAATTATTGCTTTCATTGATACTGATGGATTACACTTTTTAAAAATTGATGGATATCAAACTCTTAAAGCATCTAGCAATCAGAAAAATTCTTATTCTACAAAAAGAAGTGAAGAAAACGATAAAAAACAGTCATTAGCTTATGACACATTAGTTAATACTAATAAAGAATTAATTCCTTACTTATTGAATCCAAAATCAATTCAAGGTTCTTATAACTTAAAAGAAGAAACTACAGTTGGAACTAATGCTGATATTGACAAAATTAATATTATAAATGGAATGGCAGATGAATTTAAAACAGAATATAGTGAAATTTTAAACTATTCTATTGAAAATGATTATGAAAGATTCTTAGTTAATAACTCTATTGCTAAAAATGCTTTAAGCTCAGAAAGCGATAGTTCAAATTTATTCTATAACTTTGATATTGTTTCAGATGCTCAAGCTTCAATAACATCAACAGAAAGTTTTGGATTATTAGGTCAATGAATATGATTATACATGGATGAAATTTTTGGAACAAATGGAAACTACTACGAACTATATAAAAAATTCTTTGAAGTTGAAGGCGAAAATATAAATGAAGACGGAATAAGAGATCTTTTAGATTACATTGAAGCAACACAAAATGCTGTTGAAAATTTAAACCAAACTTTTAAAACACAAAATTGAAATTGAATTAAATCAACAGAAGATAATTACAAAAAACAAATGGCAGCAGCATCAGTTAACAGTGTTCAACAATCATTTATTCCTAAGTATGCACTAGAAGTTAATTCAAGCATCTTTAATGAAATTACATATTGAAAAACACCATTATCAGATGAAGCAAAAACTAATTATATTTTTAAATCAGTTAAATATTTAGAAGACGCTGTTATTTATAATTTAAATATTAAGCATAAAGAAGGAGTTGAGTAA
- a CDS encoding uracil-DNA glycosylase, with protein MKQMIKNWEKIFSENSLDQKINRTIELAYATEENIYPIKQDCLRLFSLVKPEDIKVIIIGQDPYHNPKQADGIAFSANNKIKSPKSLINIFKELDNDLKIKHFDNNDLTGWVKQGVLLINTCWTVIENKPGSHSKLGWQEIVSEILNKLNEINPNIIYCLWGNYAKKVYKNLDLKTKNFIESAHPSPLSYYKGFENSKPFSKINTILLNNNLAPIDWSK; from the coding sequence GTGAAGCAAATGATTAAAAACTGAGAAAAAATATTTTCTGAAAATAGTCTTGATCAAAAAATTAATAGAACAATAGAATTAGCTTATGCTACTGAAGAAAACATATATCCAATTAAACAAGATTGTTTAAGATTATTTAGTTTAGTTAAACCTGAGGATATTAAAGTTATTATTATTGGTCAAGATCCTTATCATAATCCTAAGCAGGCTGATGGAATAGCTTTTAGCGCTAATAATAAAATTAAATCACCAAAAAGCTTAATTAATATTTTTAAAGAGTTGGACAATGATTTGAAAATAAAACATTTTGACAATAATGATTTAACAGGATGAGTAAAACAAGGGGTTTTATTAATTAATACATGTTGAACAGTCATTGAAAATAAACCAGGTAGTCATAGCAAACTTGGCTGGCAAGAAATTGTTAGTGAAATATTAAATAAATTAAATGAAATTAATCCAAATATTATTTACTGCTTATGAGGAAACTACGCTAAGAAGGTTTATAAAAATTTAGATTTAAAAACAAAAAATTTTATTGAATCAGCACATCCTTCACCATTAAGCTATTATAAGGGTTTTGAAAATTCTAAGCCGTTTTCAAAAATAAATACAATTTTGCTTAATAATAATTTAGCACCAATTGATTGGTCTAAATAA
- a CDS encoding HIT family protein codes for MNNECLFCKIINQDIPSHKIYENEYVYAFLDIFPVTDGHTLIIPKVHAENLTKTPDLYLVEVAKAKKVVAELLQEKLDGVKGFNYVSNQEAIAKQVVFHYHEHILPKFKVDEGFLHDKNVNLKYATLEDVFNEISK; via the coding sequence ATGAATAACGAATGTTTATTTTGTAAAATAATTAATCAAGATATTCCTTCACATAAAATTTATGAAAATGAATATGTTTATGCATTCTTAGATATTTTTCCAGTTACTGATGGTCATACATTAATAATACCTAAAGTACATGCTGAAAATTTAACTAAAACACCTGATTTATATCTTGTTGAAGTTGCTAAAGCTAAAAAAGTTGTAGCTGAATTACTTCAAGAAAAATTAGATGGTGTAAAAGGATTTAACTATGTTTCTAATCAAGAAGCTATAGCAAAACAAGTTGTATTCCATTATCATGAGCATATCTTACCTAAATTTAAAGTTGATGAAGGTTTCCTACATGATAAAAATGTAAACCTTAAATATGCTACTTTAGAAGATGTATTTAACGAAATATCAAAATAG
- a CDS encoding lipoprotein, which translates to MRKLIAILAAVGLTATTSTVVVSCANSVDRFNKLNFSDTNIYKTLIIKMRDNGLISVSEAQKFLSITDTEIIADVIKILDKNIADEEFKETSSSLASTLKVKNEAVDSRTNILLRNLANNQFFTEYTSAIIKAGKAGVNEYDYMGTGFNPKRILKNDTWIKYSIYFKAESETTYKRWQTEAEHGKEQTPTIDELNNGKFFIVGNAKDETINSLPTTKKVIGQDEAITTSAFLAVSSDQGDGSFNGNDIMQYRFQSYINSKIVPELYSQLISLTYLDSNLLTTNWTSTNYANSFVRLDTTNKLVTSMQNSLISSTKQSNVKLIWSIKTDVSDSEGTPTDFNNWVRSYKELIKGSSSQAGNIELNEGELQKLLDAFKDQAGGEETTNVVNTTQLGADPFFGLKGYNGIVMNNDTGVAAISGNLEISTTAQTDAKAITRPTILTGNDEGYEVGDAGEREIVLVLPLYLNDIYDNSSISLLSETNGDINMSIPANTWIPLADKYSPAIDNVNIVSETKNIEVIYDTNQNAYIKLNDKATSGEITLGETIKHKVNIKVEDEPTTLGVNQVIDKTNDSFTRAFSVEDAAKVGETDKILYSIGFARNPDPRSNYNLSYTWNNDRKSSSDIKGLSANSKQLLLSEIENGIVKSDTDYTTEAKTELYTKYIMEGDNVLYQGLYDELAKYIKDETSGESN; encoded by the coding sequence ATGAGAAAATTAATAGCAATTTTAGCAGCTGTTGGTTTAACTGCTACAACATCAACTGTTGTAGTTTCATGTGCTAATTCTGTGGATAGATTTAATAAATTAAATTTTAGTGATACCAACATATATAAAACATTAATCATTAAAATGAGAGATAACGGTCTAATTAGTGTTTCTGAAGCACAAAAATTCTTATCAATAACAGATACTGAAATTATTGCAGACGTTATTAAAATCTTAGATAAGAACATAGCTGATGAAGAATTCAAAGAAACTAGCTCAAGTTTAGCATCAACACTAAAAGTTAAAAATGAGGCAGTTGATTCTCGAACAAATATCCTACTTAGAAATTTAGCAAATAATCAATTCTTTACTGAATATACTTCAGCTATTATTAAGGCTGGCAAAGCTGGTGTTAATGAATATGATTATATGGGGACTGGTTTCAATCCAAAAAGAATTTTAAAGAATGATACTTGAATTAAATATTCAATTTATTTCAAAGCAGAAAGTGAAACTACTTATAAGCGTTGGCAAACTGAAGCTGAACATGGAAAAGAGCAAACTCCAACAATTGATGAATTAAACAATGGTAAATTTTTTATAGTTGGTAATGCAAAAGACGAAACAATTAATAGTTTACCAACTACTAAAAAAGTAATAGGGCAAGACGAAGCAATTACAACTAGTGCTTTCCTAGCTGTTTCTAGTGATCAAGGAGATGGTTCTTTTAATGGAAATGATATCATGCAATACAGATTCCAAAGTTACATCAATTCAAAAATTGTTCCTGAGTTATACAGTCAATTAATAAGTTTAACTTATTTAGATAGTAATCTACTAACAACTAACTGAACTTCAACTAATTATGCTAACTCTTTTGTTAGATTGGACACAACTAATAAATTAGTAACTTCAATGCAAAATTCATTAATTTCTTCAACAAAACAGTCAAATGTAAAATTGATTTGATCTATTAAAACAGATGTTTCAGATAGTGAAGGGACACCTACTGATTTTAACAATTGAGTTCGTTCTTATAAGGAATTAATTAAAGGTTCAAGTTCTCAAGCTGGAAATATTGAATTAAATGAAGGCGAATTGCAAAAATTGTTAGATGCTTTTAAAGACCAAGCTGGTGGAGAAGAAACAACAAATGTTGTTAATACAACACAGTTAGGTGCTGATCCTTTCTTTGGTTTAAAAGGATATAATGGAATCGTTATGAACAATGATACAGGTGTTGCAGCAATTAGTGGTAACCTAGAAATTTCAACAACAGCTCAAACTGATGCAAAAGCAATTACTAGACCAACAATTTTAACTGGTAATGATGAAGGTTATGAAGTTGGAGATGCTGGAGAAAGAGAAATTGTTTTAGTTTTACCTTTATATCTAAATGATATATACGATAACTCAAGTATTTCTTTATTATCTGAGACTAATGGTGACATTAATATGTCTATTCCAGCAAATACATGAATCCCTCTTGCGGACAAATATAGTCCTGCGATTGATAATGTAAATATTGTAAGTGAAACTAAAAATATTGAAGTGATTTATGACACAAATCAAAATGCTTACATTAAATTAAACGACAAGGCAACAAGTGGCGAAATTACATTGGGTGAAACTATTAAACATAAAGTAAATATCAAAGTTGAAGACGAACCAACAACTTTAGGTGTTAACCAAGTTATTGATAAAACTAATGATTCATTTACAAGAGCCTTTAGTGTTGAAGACGCTGCAAAAGTTGGCGAAACTGACAAAATACTATATTCTATTGGTTTTGCTAGAAATCCAGACCCAAGATCAAACTATAATTTAAGCTACACATGAAACAACGATAGAAAATCAAGTAGTGATATTAAAGGATTGTCAGCTAATTCAAAACAATTATTATTATCAGAAATTGAAAACGGAATAGTTAAAAGCGATACTGATTATACTACAGAAGCAAAAACTGAATTATATACTAAATACATCATGGAAGGTGACAATGTTCTTTACCAAGGACTTTATGATGAATTGGCAAAATACATTAAAGACGAAACATCTGGTGAATCAAACTAA
- a CDS encoding iron-sulfur cluster assembly scaffold protein → MIDINDDILLRKILMQHFTDPNNKGLKNLKNSQIIDAKSQTCADEMQIEVQIENNIFKELNFEGTACAVATASADIFFNLIKKKSIKEVSKIINKYKYFLNTGVTDEIEILGELIVFKNINKQKNRILCANLAIDAINKIIE, encoded by the coding sequence ATGATAGATATAAATGATGATATTTTATTGAGAAAAATTTTGATGCAACACTTTACAGATCCTAATAATAAGGGTTTAAAAAACTTAAAAAATTCACAAATTATCGACGCAAAATCACAAACTTGCGCAGACGAAATGCAAATTGAAGTGCAAATTGAAAATAATATATTTAAAGAACTAAATTTTGAAGGTACAGCTTGTGCTGTTGCAACAGCTAGTGCAGATATTTTCTTTAATTTAATTAAAAAAAAATCAATTAAAGAAGTTAGTAAAATTATTAACAAGTATAAGTATTTTTTAAATACAGGTGTAACTGATGAAATTGAAATTTTAGGTGAATTAATAGTTTTTAAAAATATTAATAAACAAAAAAATCGCATTTTATGCGCAAATTTAGCGATTGATGCAATAAATAAAATAATAGAATAA
- a CDS encoding aldo/keto reductase, which yields MNTRKLGKTLEVSEIGLGCMGLSFSQPPFPPKEEAIKFLKEAYNQGVRFFDTAEIYGPDTNEEIVGEALKDVKDKVIIATKFGFKFDESRRQIGLDSSREAILKALEGSLKRLQTDCIDLYYQHRVDPNVPIEEVAEVMKELIEQGKIKYWGLSEASANTIRRAHAVCPVTVLQSEYSMFWREAEEKIIPTLEELGIGFVTFSPLGRGFLTGSIKPGHVFPEGDFRNSIPRFNTPEYVQKNYELVEYIEALAAKKQTTPAAIAIGWLLAQKPWIVPIPGTKNLERLKENMSGAKVFFTKEELAEIKQRLDNIEILGHRYGEQTEKAVDKS from the coding sequence ATGAACACAAGAAAATTAGGAAAAACATTAGAAGTTTCTGAAATTGGTTTAGGCTGTATGGGACTAAGCTTTAGTCAGCCACCTTTCCCACCAAAAGAAGAAGCAATTAAATTTTTAAAAGAAGCTTACAATCAAGGAGTTAGATTTTTTGATACTGCTGAAATTTATGGACCAGATACAAATGAAGAAATTGTTGGCGAAGCTTTAAAAGATGTAAAAGATAAAGTTATTATAGCAACAAAGTTTGGTTTTAAATTTGATGAAAGTAGACGTCAAATAGGATTAGATAGTAGTCGCGAAGCAATTTTAAAAGCATTGGAGGGATCATTAAAAAGATTACAAACTGATTGCATTGATTTATATTACCAACACAGAGTTGATCCAAATGTTCCAATTGAAGAAGTTGCAGAAGTTATGAAAGAATTAATTGAGCAAGGAAAAATAAAATATTGAGGTCTAAGTGAAGCTTCTGCAAATACTATTAGAAGAGCACACGCAGTTTGCCCTGTAACAGTATTACAAAGTGAATACTCAATGTTCTGAAGAGAAGCAGAAGAAAAAATTATTCCTACTTTAGAAGAACTAGGAATTGGTTTTGTTACTTTTTCACCTTTAGGAAGAGGTTTTTTAACAGGTTCAATTAAACCTGGACATGTTTTCCCTGAAGGTGACTTTAGAAATTCAATTCCACGTTTTAACACACCTGAATATGTTCAGAAAAATTATGAATTAGTCGAATATATTGAAGCATTAGCAGCTAAAAAACAAACAACTCCAGCGGCAATAGCTATTGGTTGACTACTTGCGCAAAAACCTTGAATAGTTCCTATCCCAGGAACAAAAAACCTTGAAAGACTTAAAGAAAATATGTCTGGAGCAAAAGTCTTTTTTACAAAAGAAGAACTAGCAGAAATTAAACAAAGATTAGACAATATTGAAATCTTAGGACATAGATATGGTGAACAAACTGAAAAAGCAGTTGATAAATCATAA
- a CDS encoding 5-formyltetrahydrofolate cyclo-ligase encodes MNNKNQIRDKFLKTRSFLSKSYKEEVNKIIERKVNHYIERYNLTKIAIYISTENEPNTLNIIEKSLQKGIEVYVPLISNENNMEFRKITNLETDLELNKTFNILQPKSHCELLPNGNYINTMFMPLVAFDLYLNRLGMGKGFYDRWINENKYIGYKIGLSASSQLSNEAIEAEEFDVRLDNVITEKEIYVPFVEKEEEFDYDVTYSVFNDETIIG; translated from the coding sequence ATGAATAATAAAAATCAAATTAGAGATAAATTTTTAAAAACTAGATCATTTTTGTCTAAAAGTTATAAAGAGGAAGTAAATAAAATTATTGAAAGAAAAGTTAATCATTATATTGAAAGATATAACTTAACTAAAATTGCTATTTATATATCTACTGAAAACGAGCCCAACACTTTAAATATTATTGAAAAATCTTTGCAAAAAGGAATTGAAGTTTATGTTCCTTTAATCAGTAATGAAAACAATATGGAGTTTAGAAAAATAACTAACTTAGAAACAGATTTGGAATTAAACAAAACATTTAATATATTACAACCAAAATCACATTGTGAATTGTTACCAAATGGTAATTACATTAACACAATGTTTATGCCTTTAGTGGCTTTTGACTTATATTTAAATAGACTTGGAATGGGAAAAGGTTTTTATGATCGTTGAATAAATGAAAATAAATATATTGGATATAAAATTGGTTTATCAGCGTCTTCTCAACTTTCAAATGAAGCAATTGAAGCTGAGGAATTTGACGTACGCTTAGATAATGTTATTACGGAAAAAGAAATTTATGTTCCATTTGTTGAAAAGGAAGAAGAATTTGACTATGATGTTACTTACTCTGTTTTTAACGATGAAACAATTATAGGATAA